A genomic window from Parasteatoda tepidariorum isolate YZ-2023 chromosome 10, CAS_Ptep_4.0, whole genome shotgun sequence includes:
- the LOC107451075 gene encoding RNA-binding protein 12: MSIIIRLQNLPWAADSSDIRRYFAGLSIPEGGVHIVGGEMGDAFIAFSTDEDARLAMAKDGGKIHEMQIKLLLSSRQEMARVIERARQQNLALQSAQIVPPMQPPPFPNIQQFQQPIRAPPPIESDRRPIESDRRPVESDRRRGRSPTPPRRRSRERIDSRDRRRSPDNRRSFSSKRDRSRSPPRSSRGSSRDRDSRDRRSDRNSRDDRRYSKEDSNRYSDNRYSERNRFPDEDHNSSRSHAFPDTSQESNNQAYHNYTDQKSANNYSFNNSLNPSASKDYSVAPNNAYYNNSVTAASSKDYPVTALPSSNNFPYTDPNNPSMSKAYQTPYYNPPANNLSINSVDRSFGLDKVNIAAVLNQTSSASPNSYMQKTFDTGAYQQPFAPEKVQIPPATLNQSAERKRKSRFEPAPDATLPLKPPSFPLPEVFQKLGVKLEPQILPKTNEEQNLSTGYQHVSNMSRVDWPQQSAPMNNKNWNSLSNTLQNLQNVSDPKTNNLGSVAIPMDLDPPEEPSIIYSHNINEPVASNNLLPEQRNMPSRNSEGPPPRSTADRKQWHGPRTQTMELHRVPFDTRIEDVLHLFRNIPLNPSNICIQGNNQRVERVFVKFSSTRDFNEAMNSQPVFIRNSQIELIPCPVSAFESAVVAVQSMKHRPKGTPREEDMILQLKGLPFQCTEQDVVRFFADLRILDMFLERQADGRCSGTGFVKFASMADFKQGLVLNGKTIGHRYITIKISNKDMLEFARGESVSSRGPDTKESPSREPRQREPPHRDHPLREPMQRQPSPREPPLRQPMQREPPSSKEPMPREPLLKEPIQREPSLKEPLMREPPMRGQPMREPSMKEPPNREPPHESLHREPRMSPNKFGGRRPDFDDSLQNHDVSEPPLSKPVRGSFCIGLRGLPKSVNSNILGKFFRDMDITALGIHIIVDNNIPTGQAFVEVSTQREVDIAVSKNGKFLHNCRINMYSLSIQELDEILTMGTLPPEPLLGKPADDNRPPRRPLLAQAPILDNNFMDGPPMERVRAPGPMRGGRPMRPMGDRHIRPPMGRMRGPRPESGRNPDMGPTGFGAPGCVVAVNNLHFNAGLEELLKFFGGFRITKDNIMRRYNEHQQPTGEARVCFENPKEALRAVRELDTKPIMGRSLHLAVL; encoded by the coding sequence ATGTCTATTATCATTCGATTGCAAAACTTGCCATGGGCAGCAGATTCATCGGATATTCGTCGATATTTTGCTGGTCTCTCGATCCCTGAGGGCGGTGTCCATATTGTAGGTGGTGAAATGGGTGATGCCTTTATAGCTTTCAGCACTGATGAGGATGCCAGGTTAGCCATGGCAAAAGATGGTGGTAAAATACATGAAATGCAGATTAAACTGCTTCTTAGTAGTAGGCAGGAAATGGCGAGGGTGATTGAGCGAGCACGACAGCAAAATTTGGCTTTACAGTCAGCACAAATTGTCCCTCCTATGCAACCTCCGCCGTTTCCTAATATTCAGCAATTCCAGCAACCTATACGAGCACCCCCACCTATTGAAAGTGATCGACGTCCCATCGAAAGCGATCGTCGCCCTGTTGAAAGTGATCGACGCCGTGGTCGAAGTCCCACACCTCCTCGACGGCGCAGCCGGGAAAGAATTGATTCGAGAGATCGACGTAGGAGTCCTGATAACAGGCGGTCCTTTTCTTCAAAGAGAGATAGGAGTCGAAGTCCACCTCGTTCTAGTCGTGGAAGCAGCCGTGATAGAGATTCTAGAGATAGAAGGAGTGATCGGAATAGTAGAGATGACCGACGGTATTCAAAAGAAGACTCTAATAGATACAGTGATAACCGTTATTCAGAAAGAAACAGATTTCCTGATGAAGATCATAATAGCAGTCGATCACATGCATTTCCAGATACAAGTCAAGAAAGTAACAATCAAGCTTATCATAACTATACAGATCAAAAAAGTGCTAACAACTACTCTTTTAATAACTCTCTAAATCCATCGGCCTCTAAAGATTATTCTGTGGCACCTAACAATGCTTATTACAATAATTCTGTAACTGCTGCTTCATCAAAAGATTATCCTGTTACGGCTCTTCCTTCTAgtaataattttccttacacAGATCCAAATAATCCTTCAATGTCCAAAGCTTATCAAACACCCTATTACAATCCACCTGCTAATAACTTGTCAATTAATTCAGTGGATCGAAGTTTTGGTTTAGATAAAGTGAACATTGCTGCTGTGCTAAACCAAACAAGTTCTGCATCACCTAATTCTTATATGCAGAAGACTTTTGATACTGGGGCGTATCAGCAACCTTTTGCACCAGAAAAAGTTCAAATACCACCAGCGACCTTAAATCAATCTGCTGAGAGAAAAAGAAAGTCTCGTTTTGAACCTGCACCTGATGCGACACTGCCTCTGAAACCACCTTCTTTTCCTTTGCCAGAAGTTTTTCAGAAACTTGGTGTTAAGCTGGAGCCTCAAATATTGCCAAAAACCAACGAAGAGCAAAATTTATCTACGGGTTATCAGCATGTTTCCAATATGTCTAGAGTTGACTGGCCTCAACAAAGCGCcccaatgaataataaaaattggaatagTTTATCAAACACACTTCAGAATTTGCAAAATGTTTCTGATCCTAAGACTAATAATCTGGGTTCAGTAGCAATTCCTATGGACCTTGATCCTCCTGAAGAACCATCTATAATTTATAGTCACAATATAAATGAACCAGTTGCATCGAATAATCTACTTCCTGAACAAAGGAATATGCCTTCAAGGAATAGTGAGGGTCCTCCACCTCGCTCTACTGCAGACAGAAAACAATGGCATGGTCCAAGAACTCAAACCATGGAGCTTCACAGAGTGCCATTTGATACACGAATAGAAGACGTATTACACTTATTTCGTAACATACCTCTGAATCCATCCAATATCTGCATTCAGGGAAATAATCAGAGAGTTGAAAGAGTATTCGTTAAATTTTCGAGCACCAGAGATTTCAATGAAGCTATGAATTCTCAACCTGTTTTCATAAGGAATTCTCAAATTGAACTAATACCCTGTCCAGTATCAGCGTTTGAATCGGCTGTTGTAGCGGTTCAGTCTATGAAACATCGCCCAAAGGGAACACCTCGAGAGGAAGATATGATATTGCAATTGAAAGGTCTTCCTTTTCAGTGTACAGAGCAGGATGTCGTGAGATTTTTTGCTGATCTTCGTATCCTCGATATGTTTTTAGAAAGACAAGCTGATGGTAGGTGCTCTGGCACAGGTTTTGTGAAGTTTGCAAGCATGGCAGATTTCAAACAGGGTCTTGTATTGAATGGCAAGACTATTGGCCATagatacataacaattaaaatttctaacaaagaTATGTTAGAATTTGCTCGAGGTGAAAGTGTTTCTTCTAGAGGACCTGATACAAAGGAGTCACCATCAAGAGAACCTAGGCAAAGAGAACCTCCACATAGAGATCATCCTTTAAGAGAACCTATGCAAAGACAGCCTTCGCCAAGAGAACCTCCTCTGAGACAACCTATGCAAAGAGAACCACCTTCATCAAAAGAACCTATGCCCAGAGAGCCTCTATTAAAAGAACCTATACAAAGGGAACCTTCACTAAAAGAACCTTTAATGAGGGAACCTCCAATGAGAGGGCAGCCTATGAGAGAACCTTCAATGAAAGAGCCACCTAACAGGGAACCTCCACATGAATCTCTACATAGAGAACCTCGAATGTCTCCTAATAAATTTGGTGGTCGTCGTCCAGATTTCGATGATTCGTTACAAAATCACGATGTATCTGAACCACCACTGTCAAAACCTGTTCGTGGTAGTTTCTGCATTGGTTTAAGAGGGTTGCCTAAAAGTGTCAATAGCAACATTCTTGGCAAATTCTTTAGGGACATGGATATCACTGCTTTAGGTATCCATATTATTGTTGATAATAACATTCCAACAGGTCAAGCTTTTGTTGAAGTTTCAACTCAACGTGAAGTAGACATTGCTGTAAGCAAAAATGGCAAGTTTTTGCATAATTGCCGTATTAACATGTACTCTCTTTCTATTCAAGAACTTGATGAAATATTAACAATGGGTACGTTACCACCTGAACCATTATTAGGAAAGCCTGCTGATGATAATCGACCTCCTAGACGACCTCTACTAGCTCAAGCAccaatattagataataatttcATGGATGGTCCTCCTATGGAACGTGTCAGGGCTCCTGGCCCAATGCGAGGAGGAAGACCCATGCGACCTATGGGAGACAGGCACATTAGACCTCCTATGGGGAGGATGAGAGGGCCCAGGCCTGAAAGTGGTAGAAATCCTGATATGGGTCCAACTGGTTTTGGAGCTCCTGGCTGTGTTGTGGCTGTAAATAATTTGCACTTCAATGCTGGGTTAGAGGAGTTGCTGAAATTTTTCGGTGGCTTTCGAATTACAAAAGATAACATTATGCGCCGGTACAATGAACATCAGCAGCCTACTGGTGAAGCTAGAGTATGCTTTGAAAATCCTAAAGAAGCACTAAGAGCTGTTAGAGAACTAGATACAAAGCCAATTATGGGACGCTCACTTCATCTTGCAGTATTGTGA